The genomic DNA GTTTCCACCTTTGGTCTTTGTACACAACCCTGGCCctgtaaatgggaaacaaacaTAGTGGCTTGGTTTGAGAAATAATCCATATTCCTGGCTACAATTATCAATTCCAccatgaagacaaaaaagaacatTCTAAACAACTCAGCTGATTGAAAAGCAAAAGTGAGGGGATAGATACAAAACATGTATTTCAGACTACAAAgacaacaaggtgaatgtgctggagtggctGAGTCAAAGTCCTCAATCCTATAGAAAAGCTGTGGCTGGACTGGGCTGCTCACACCCAATCCCCTTCCAACCTGGCAGAGCTTGAGTACTTTTGCAAAGAAAAACGGAGTAAAATTGCAGTATTCATATGTGCAAGCCTAATTGAGACCTGCAgaatcaatgcagactgcattatactgtacatgtttaagTAATTAGactagattcaactttattgtcattgtgcaagtacaaagacaaacgGAATGCATTCATTAACATAACTTAATAGAAATTTGCTAGCACATTGATTAgggttttttgttgtaaaaaataGATTTACATTTAAGATTCCTTTCATAAAAGCGATAAAAGGGGAAATATCTAAGGAAGGTGAATACGTTTTATAGGCACTGTTTATATTCTTCTTGGGATTGTTTGTATGATAAAAAGACAATGTTTTACCCCCACTGGCATCAGTTTGTCCAACTCATCATCTGTCTTCTCCAACACCTTGGCCAAGGAGGACTCCATTTCCCATGATCCTGTGGCTTTCTGGAGGGAGATCAGCTGAAGGAGGTGATCTACTGTGAGCGACTCTAAAAGCAAAATACAAGattcagataaaaaaaaggGCAAAGGTAGCAACATAATGAATATAAGTATGTGGAAAATATCAAACTATTTGTTATTCAATATTTCTGTTACCTTGTTGGTCAGTGTTTCTGTTACCTTGAGGCACATCAAGCATAGCTGCTGCATCTGGCATAGCATAACCAATGCACATTTCTGCATTCTCTAAAAAGTGATTTACACATAAGCAAAAGATAAGATCTAGATATGCAAATATCTGTATGCTATATGAGTACAATGTATGAATCAGTACAATAGTACAAATTAAACAATAGACAAACGCACAGAGCAAAGAAAGACCCTAAATGGATCAAGTAGGAGTGTTGTTATACAGATGACATGATGTCACAATAGGATAGATTGCTTAAGACTTACCAGGATGCATTGTAGATGATGCACCCTTAGCCCTTGCTGGTAcgttttctttcatttgtttccttttgaaaacatttccttttgaaaaaaacacacaaaacaccagaaaaaaatgtaaacagaTGAACCTGTCTTAAACAAACATTTCCCACTGATTCTTGATCTATCAGCAGTGCGTTCAAAACCTGTATTAGTGGAAAAACCCTCATGTTTGTGCTATGCCTAACACAAAATGGTTAGAGGAGGATTCACAACTTCACTGTGTAAAGCTGATGGTGTCCCCATGGCTTTACAGTACCTTATAAGGTTATCAAGTTCATCCATTTATGCTTTTTCATGACATACTAATTTGCAAAGACAAGAAGTTCCCATGTACTATTCTCCCTGTGAGTTATGCACATCCACACAAGGAGTACACAGTACATGGGACATGGGAACGCAGTTTAAAAGCAAACCCAACTCTGAGCCAACCAGTAACCAGCCAGCCATAGCCATTGCATCACAATTTAACTGTAGGCTATGGCAAGATTGTCGCAATATcctttatgtactgtagacagGGTTTCGGCTACCACTTGGATGAGGACGATAGCTTAAGTGAAATAAAATATGGTCTTAAAAGGGCAATTTTCAATGTGCAAGATCTTCTTATTGCAAGTGCATATTTGGGCAAGTGGGACCGGTTTGGAAACATGTTGCccttttaaagagaccctatgcaacatttccatagtcataaaatctcttagaaatcgttgttttgctagactgaccagttttatcgaaaaacagtcatatttcctcccgcccccagtgtccctatccgctattgcagccttgcagtttgtctagGAGGCGaccgctccttgtttacattgGCCGGTGATGTGATGATAGCAAAACTTAAGCGACGTGAAGTGCAGTCgtaacaaagcgcagcctccccagactaatgttcaatcttaaaagattgagcttagtatggtgaaaaccagactacaaCCGACGATATAATGATCTgggtctctctcctgtcctctcactGGCCGGCCACCGCATGTTCACCATGGCACTCCTCCAGCACCAACCCTCCTCGTCATGAAAACTGGAACACCGCAAGGCCCTATGCTGTACACCCTTTTCACACACAACTGTCGCTGCCCAGCCCAACAACATCGTCATCATAAAGTTTGTGGACAGCACCACATGACACATTGGTCTCATATCGGGCGATTATGAGTCAGCATACAGGAGAGAGGTAACAGAACTTGTAGCAGGTGCTAACAACCTCACATGGGCATCaacaagaccaaggagatggttgtgagtggagtgagtggacTGCTACAAGTTCCTTAGCGTCCACAGAGGTCAAGACCTTAGGTGGACTAACAACACAGAACAGCGGGCAAAATGAACTTCTTGCAACGTCATGTCATCTCAAATCCTTTACAAGTTCTACAGATTCACTGTAGAGAGCATGCTAACCTGCTGCATTGCTGTGCGGTTtggccacagcacagcacaagacaGGAAGGGACTGCAGAGGTGAGGCTGGCCCAGCAGGTCCGCCCCGGATCTCCTGTCACTCCAggacacactgtacagtataaggACATACTTCTTCTATCTTAAATGGGCTAAGAATTTCATCAGCTATCCCACCTATACCACCGACAAACTCTTCACCCTCATTCAGTCTGGCAAGCAGTACCTGAGTGTTGCTGCTAGGACATCCAGACTCAGATGCAGCCTATTCTCTCAGAATGTGCGACTGATAAACTGACAGCTACCACTACTGTCCTCCTGTGCCATCTGAACACCCCTCTTACAGTTTTTtatgattgtttacacactaaaataaaaatgtccacACAATTTGTGAAATtctactccaaggagcaaaacatctccacatacacatacattgcAGAGCTACATAGCTTATATTCTCGTATTTATCCAGCGTCCTGTCTTGGATTAATGAATGAGAAACTTACTTCCAGAAACTAAGCTCTCTCGGAGAGGGGGCAGTACTGTCGAGCTCTGTACAGCTTCTTCTCTCTCAACCAATCAGGATCTGAGTAATCAACCTCCTTCCGTTTCAATCAAActcgtgtgcgtgcatgtgtgtgagtgtgtgcatacctgtgcctatgtatgtacagtatgtgtgtgtgtgtgtttatatgagtgtgtctgtgcttgtgtgtgagtgtgtgtgtgtgtgtgtgtgtgtgtgtgtgtgtgtatgtgtgtgtgtgtgtgtgtgtgtgtgtgtgtgtgtgtgtgtatgcttgtctgtgtgtgtgtgtgtgtgtgtgtgtgtgtgtgtgtgtgtttttatgtgtgtgtaaatgcgtgttggtgtgtttgtgcatgtgtgcgtgtacatgttaatgcgcgtgtgtgggtgtgtgcaggtgcgtgTTGTGCTAGACTGGCAAAAATAGTGACCAAAGTCACCTACTAGTGAGAAATGCAGAACATTGAACCACATATTGGAATATTGGACAAAATGcagaacattaaaccacatattggaATATTGGACATAATGCCTTCACAGGCTAAAGCAGCTTGGTTTGTGGACACAATAATGTAATGGGAGTTGATGCAATAAATGTACCTGTTCGATTATTATTTTGGGATCAGTTGCTAAAAAGATATATTATACAATCAAGAGTTTTCAGGAGACAAAATCTTTGTTGTGCAGTGTAGTGTGGAGCAAATACTTACCAGCAAAAGCTGCATTCTTTGCAAAACTTCTAGCTTTCATGGCCATTGGCGCTGAACGGACCATTTTTCTCACTGCACAAAAATTATTTCCTAATAAAAGCATAAcatgtaagaaaaaaaacaggttaaAGGGGAATTccagcatttttttcaaatcgtttctcaaagtcacagagttggtatgaaaaaaaaaaattaaatcaatcgggttttacctagctcgagttgcaGCAGCCAATCGCTAAAGTAGCCGGGCAGCTACAATGCTACAGTAGCACAGTAGCTGCCTGGTTGCTTTAGCTTGTATGTTGTTTTTCTGAACACAGAATCACTGGGATATAATAAGACACACAATATTGGGACGCATTCTAACCTGGGCTTGGCACAGTTCTATGGAGCAGTGGTCCCTGCACAGTCTGTCCGCTGCCCTTGTGGATGGCGATGAAGgcggtgtgtgtgcagctgactCCAGACTGCAGGCTGAGCTGCAGCAGCTTCTCTCTCAGGGCCTTGGCCTCTGGCCCTGCTGCCcgctcctccatctccagcgAGCGGATCAGAGCCCGAGCCCCCAGCCGGTGGAGAGTCACTCTACAGTGGGGATGGGTTTGGGGTTTATCTACAACATTAAAACCTGTTCCtgaaaaatggcttgtctttattcagataggacagtgaagggaaACAAGGAAACAagttgaagagagagatggggtgggtgcaggaaatgaccacaggtcagatttaaacctgggtccccatgtgTGGTACAGGCAAATATGGTACAGAAACTGCAGCCACTTCCTCctgaaatacttcttaattgcACTTAAAAAGTACACTGTCATCTTtaccctgtgtctcctgtgggTCTGAGGCAGAAGCTGAGTTGGTTCTTGACCGTCTCCTCCGACAGGTTGTACTGAATTGTCACAGATCCTTCAGGATTCGTTGCACTCTGAGatcaaaaatcacacataagaTACAGAAAAATGAGAAATGATCATAATGATGTCATATAATCTTGTATCTGAAAGTCTAGAGAAAATGTAATACATGAACAGTCAGAAAATTAAAAGCATACGTGAGTCAATCCTGCATCCTGACATGTAGCCTAAGGGAGATTTTTTACTTCTTTTTACAACCAAAACTGTTTTAgcatttattttcattcagTTCCATTTGGCTCAGGCTATAGGCTCCGAAAACTGGAAACCAACAAAGTGGAggcagcctgtcccccaaataaaaacaaaaccctgcatggaatttctctgggaatactggaGGTAGGGGTGAGCTACTTCTTGGTCCTTTGCTAAAATATAATGTACGTTGCATCACGATACTTTTTGGAGTCCTCTCAATCTCCACTATGCAGCAGATCTAACTTGCACGTTATGCTATTCCATTTACTTGGGAACACATCTTGAGTGCGCACAAGAGACTGAGAGTGTCAGGGTCCAGCTGTCATTGTTGATATCTAAGGCTAGTGGAGATAGCAGAGTTATCCAGTTCCCATTAGATATGACCATTTATAAACTGTGAGAGGGCAATTAAACCCAGGCTGCATTGGTCTCCCTTTAAACTAAGCATTTGCATGACACCCGGATTGAAACGCACTACTTAGATAGCTAGGTGGCTAGGCTACCGTGATCATaattcacttttaattacaaacagAAAATGTCTAACTGCCATCATGTTATTAGATCAtcatgttatcattaaatgctTTTATTTACAAAGAATGGAAGGCTGTTTAATTATACCAACTAATATTATGCATATCATTGCTAATACTGTGCTATGAATGGCCAGCAGGGGCCCTGACTGAGACgtcctctcacctctcctttAACCTGGGCATACAGCAGGGCCCTTTGACCATGGAAGAGCACTTGGAGGGGAGGAGACAAAGTGGTGACTGATACACCATCTGGAAGGTTCCAGTGGACAGAGATGTCCTTCACTGCTGGCTGCAGCGCATAGCGCAGAGACTGCATCACCTGTGTGTAGACAGATAAATAATGTCTGTGAGGATAACGGACAATCTTATTGATCAACAAGAAAATTGTGAACCTGCTGACATGCAAAAATTGAGCACACTAAATGAAAGGTCTAGAAACAAAATACTTGATTTTACTGTAAACACATTCATCACATGTTCATCACATGATGATTCATCATCATGTTCATCACATGATGATTTATCACAGATGAAAAAAGATTTTGATATATTTCAAAGTAATTCATGTTTATCCTCATATCATTATTTCTCTTGATCATGACTACCTGTGATTATGACAAATGCCTGCTTAGTTGCTGCCTTTCTTGTACCATTTTCCTTCCTCTTTTATTCTGATACAACACACACTATGACTTGCCAATCCTATAATTAATTTTGTGTAACGTCATTGTTCAGTACAATAATCACCTCAGTACTGAATGAATTCAATACAATATATAAAAACATCACTACATGGCTTACTACAGGGAAAAACACAAGACATATGAACCTGGATCATGACATCCAGGGCAGGATTGCGATTCTCCTACCTTGGGTTGCATGCGGTCTGTTCCTGTGATgaactgagcatgcccagaacCCTCCCTGGCCATGCCTGTGACTAAAGCAGTGCTTGCACCCTCTCCAATTCCAAAAGAGAAGCACCTGCACACATTATGGAGGTTAATTTCAGTTTTATTGGAAACCTTTCGTATGTATAAATACaaatcaaaacatcacaaaaaatAGTCTTATTATTGAAGTATGTGACCCATCACAAACCGGTGAGCATTTCCATTGATCTTCACCAAGTCCAAAATCTGCTTAGTGTTCCCCACCTCTCCATCAGTGAAAATAAAGagctgaaatgaaataaaagaggAAAGACAGAATGTTCTGAATAGAAGAGGTTTTGCTTGGATCTCTTCTAGTACATTTTGCACAAAGAGGCATTACAGAGTTTTAGTGAAAGCACAGTTAGCACTGAAACAATAATCAACTAACTCACTTCCTCTTTGTTTAATTGTAGCCCAATCATACAGTTCAAATGGCACATGAATCTGCCTTTCTACTTATTAGGGTTGACAGCAACAAAACCCTTAAACAACAAAATACTCAGTGAGGTATTTGATAATCTACCTGTCTGGGGTGGCTGGGGATGCAGGGCTGGCTGTAGATGTGTTTCAGAGGCTGAAGAATCTCAGTGCCCCCCAAGTCTGCTCCCATTCCCTTCACTTTCTCAAGAGCTTCATCCATCGTCTTCTGGTTGTACTCAACGCTCTTCCTGCAAGAGGACAACAAAGAAAGAATCTGGCTGCGTTTTTCAAAAACTAAATCTGAAGCATTATGAAGTTGGCAAtagtaaagtaaaagtaaaagcaTACTGACGGGAAGAAATGTTCATAACGGGAGCCAAATCCATAGATGTTGAAGTAGCAGCCCATGGGGACGCTCTTCAATAGCAGGAGCAGAGTGTCCTGAAGACGCATAACAGGAATAAGATTGAGCAAACCCTGTATCTAGTGAAGGAATTATACACAATCATCTACAACAGCTGGGGAATGACAGCAAAGTAATGTCTGCTTTGGCAAGTTTCTATCAGAGTTTAGGTGCTCTCTTGCGGTACATCTGCAGTCATGGTACCTTGGCACTCTCTATGCGCATCATTGCATCTTTTCCTGAGTGCATCTTGCAACGCATACTCCCTGATCGGTCCACCACAAAAATAAACTCTCCACACGTGGCAAGTGAGGATGTTACTGCAGCAGGGAACTCTGGGTAAATGCTGAGCAATACAACCGGGTCCTTCATCAAAGAGTCTGAAAcagagttcaagttcaagttcaagtttagagtactgtatgtatgtaggggttggagggttaaggggcagtgtatgtgtgtgggggaagtGTGAATTTGTGGGGGgaggggcagtggcatactgttGCATTCTGGGGTATTCTTACtgtattctgatgtgttcatATATATTACTCATAGAATGGGATAAGCTCTAAGCTCTGATATTAGGTGCACAAGTAGGCATGTTTACGTCAGAGAAGGCCTTGTAGCTCAGAACATCCAGATAACATGGGCCGAGGGCCGAGTATGAGAATTGTGCACTTAATAGTATTTACTTGCCTACATATCTACACCAAGCCATGTGAAACCAGTGTGTTGCATAACTATACAGTCCACAGCCTATGATGAAAACCGCAGAAATGTGCAGTTAATCAGCGGGTGAAGAGCACAAACTCTCACCTGGCTCAGCACTGTCCAGTCCAGCCTCCACTATGGCAGTGGGCTTATGAGCATCCTGGTAatacagcagcagctccacatCACGGTCAAACAGGTGGCCTGGAGAGAGACTCACCTGGAGGATCAGGAAAATAACATTACCCCTCACTAAACTACCTACCGCTCATAATCCGATATTCATAATGTCCAGCACTC from Sardina pilchardus chromosome 2, fSarPil1.1, whole genome shotgun sequence includes the following:
- the LOC134072191 gene encoding von Willebrand factor A domain-containing protein 5A-like isoform X2, whose amino-acid sequence is MVRCCGLVTDKNEPVPLKSVAVDVRVQGHVATVSSTLLYVNGEERPLEAVFVFPLPGECAVCHLSAKIGDTEVVAKLQDKQKAREEYDDALSSGHQAFLLEESAQSPDVFQLNVGSLPPGESAAITLVYISELAMQADDALRFCLPTVLNPRYTPQDMDRSQMATVTSVPAGTVPYTLALSAQLSSPQPISKVESNCALEPLAYLSPDKTQATVSLSPGHLFDRDVELLLYYQDAHKPTAIVEAGLDSAEPDSLMKDPVVLLSIYPEFPAAVTSSLATCGEFIFVVDRSGSMRCKMHSGKDAMMRIESAKDTLLLLLKSVPMGCYFNIYGFGSRYEHFFPKSVEYNQKTMDEALEKVKGMGADLGGTEILQPLKHIYSQPCIPSHPRQLFIFTDGEVGNTKQILDLVKINGNAHRCFSFGIGEGASTALVTGMAREGSGHAQFITGTDRMQPKVMQSLRYALQPAVKDISVHWNLPDGVSVTTLSPPLQVLFHGQRALLYAQVKGESATNPEGSVTIQYNLSEETVKNQLSFCLRPTGDTGVTLHRLGARALIRSLEMEERAAGPEAKALREKLLQLSLQSGVSCTHTAFIAIHKGSGQTVQGPLLHRTVPSPGNNFCAVRKMVRSAPMAMKARSFAKNAAFAGNVFKRKQMKENVPARAKGASSTMHPENAEMCIGYAMPDAAAMLDVPQESLTVDHLLQLISLQKATGSWEMESSLAKVLEKTDDELDKLMPVGADKAVWATVLALIWLYGFRLEARDEWQFVAMKAASWIQAQKVDCVSQCVQAGNALLGCQVQPENLGL
- the LOC134072191 gene encoding von Willebrand factor A domain-containing protein 5A-like isoform X1 translates to MVRCCGLVTDKNEPVPLKSVAVDVRVQGHVATVSSTLLYVNGEERPLEAVFVFPLPGECAVCHLSAKIGDTEVVAKLQDKQKAREEYDDALSSGHQAFLLEESAQSPDVFQLNVGSLPPGESAAITLVYISELAMQADDALRFCLPTVLNPRYTPQDMDRSQMATVTSVPAGTVPYTLALSAQLSSPQPISKVESNCALEPLAYLSPDKTQATVSLSPGHLFDRDVELLLYYQDAHKPTAIVEAGLDSAEPDSLMKDPVVLLSIYPEFPAAVTSSLATCGEFIFVVDRSGSMRCKMHSGKDAMMRIESAKDTLLLLLKSVPMGCYFNIYGFGSRYEHFFPKSVEYNQKTMDEALEKVKGMGADLGGTEILQPLKHIYSQPCIPSHPRQLFIFTDGEVGNTKQILDLVKINGNAHRCFSFGIGEGASTALVTGMAREGSGHAQFITGTDRMQPKVMQSLRYALQPAVKDISVHWNLPDGVSVTTLSPPLQVLFHGQRALLYAQVKGESATNPEGSVTIQYNLSEETVKNQLSFCLRPTGDTGVTLHRLGARALIRSLEMEERAAGPEAKALREKLLQLSLQSGVSCTHTAFIAIHKGSGQTVQGPLLHRTVPSPGNNFCAVRKMVRSAPMAMKARSFAKNAAFAGNVFKRKQMKENVPARAKGASSTMHPENAEMCIGYAMPDAAAMLDVPQGNRNTDQQESLTVDHLLQLISLQKATGSWEMESSLAKVLEKTDDELDKLMPVGADKAVWATVLALIWLYGFRLEARDEWQFVAMKAASWIQAQKVDCVSQCVQAGNALLGCQVQPENLGL